The following proteins come from a genomic window of Athalia rosae chromosome 1, iyAthRosa1.1, whole genome shotgun sequence:
- the LOC105692435 gene encoding tropomyosin-2 isoform X8, protein MDAIKKKMQGMKLEKDNAMDRALLCEQQARDANARAEKAEEEARSLQKKIQTIENELDQTQEALMQVNAKLEEKDKALQNAESEVAALNRRIQLLEEDLERSEERLATATAKLAEASQAADESERIRKALENRTNMEDDRVSLLEQQLAQAKLIAEEADKKYEEVARKLVMMEQDLERAEEKAEISESKIVELEEELRVVGNNLKSLEVSEEKANQREEEYKNQIKTLTTRLKEAEARAEFAERSVQKLQKEVDRLEDDLVAEREKNKLLQEEMEATLHDIQNM, encoded by the exons ATGGACGCGATCAAGAAGAAAATGCAGGGAATGAAGCTGGAGAAGGACAATGCGATGGATCGCGCATTGCTCTGCGAACAGCAGGCTCGCGATGCCAATGCCCGCGCCGAAAAG GCCGAAGAGGAGGCTCGTTCCCTGCAAAAGAAGATCCAGACCATCGAGAATGAACTTGACCAGACCCAGGAGGCCCTCATGCAGGTCAACGCCAAGCTGGAAGAGAAGGACAAGGCTCTTCAGAAC GCCGAATCCGAAGTCGCCGCTCTTAACCGTCGCATCCAGCTTTTGGAGGAAGATCTGGAGAGGTCAGAGGAACGTCTTGCAACTGCCACCGCCAAGTTGGCCGAGGCATCTCAAGCAGCCGATGAAAGCGAGCG gaTACGGAAGGCACTTGAAAATCGAACCAACATGGAGGACGATCGCGTTTCTTTGTTGGAACAACAACTGGCCCAGGCTAAACTCATTGCTGAAGAGGCTGATAAAAAATACGAAGAG GTTGCCAGGAAGCTAGTCATGATGGAACAGGATCTCGAGCGTGCTGAGGAAAAAGCCGAAATTTCCGAATC GAAGATCGTCGAGTTGGAGGAGGAACTTCGCGTCGTTGGCAACAACTTGAAGTCCCTTGAAGTCTCTGAGGAGAAG gcAAACCAACGCGAGGAGGAGTACAAAAACCAGATTAAGACCCTGACCACCCGTCTAAAGGAG GCTGAGGCTCGTGCTGAGTTCGCCGAGAGGTCCGTGCAAAAGTTGCAGAAGGAGGTCGACAGGCTCGAGG ACGACCTCGTTGccgaaagggagaaaaataaattgctgCAAGAAGAGATGGAGGCAACACTGCATGACATCCAGAACATGTAG
- the LOC105692435 gene encoding rho-associated protein kinase 1 isoform X4, whose amino-acid sequence MHQGTSSTTRRRGHQHHPRHATRRRLDAFSRGPAQCGPAGISADSTVELSVEQDKSYSPSSSSCSYSAKDSRVGEGFGEGDESRIIPIDSRQPTLKNSPQLIDDDNNTHSSNKLKPVKDDEQLIESNAVICTADDDDKTHSENYVVKRPARCGQDDKLLRDDNKSRSAKLYGKNLSNDNDTVDIDTLGSKTSEKSTANRLLGGRNNNNSTSERGGKTRRGNSSPRNSRIEANRSPEPEHAVARARGDGNSDDETSNVEEDPELAELAKMRCPSERTEVQAEKEARRRKRCADYPGLAFGCSIFSSDTMMKFSLIKNELQNIMGNQLKRAESEVAALNRRIQLLEEDLERSEERLATATAKLAEASQAADESERIRKALENRTNMEDDRVSLLEQQLAQAKLIAEEADKKYEEVARKLVMMEQDLERAEEKAEISESKIVELEEELRVVGNNLKSLEVSEEKATQREETFEGQVKILDSQLKEAEARAEFAERSVQKLQKEVDRLEDDLVAEREKNKLLQEEMEATLHDIQNM is encoded by the exons ATGCACCAGGGTACATCGTCGACGACGCGGCGTCGCGGTCACCAGCACCACCCTAGACATGCGACGCGACGCCGTCTCGACGCATTCAGTCGTGGACCCGCGCAGTGTGGTCCTGCTGGAATCTCGGCAGATTCAACTGTCGAACTGTCAGTCGAACAGGATAAATCTTActccccttcttcttcttcttgctctTATTCCGCAAAAGATTCGCGCGTCGGCGAAGGATTCGGAGAAGGCGATGAATCTAGGATTATTCCGATAGATAGCCGTCAGCCAACtctaaaaaattctccgcaaTTAATAGACGACGATAACAACACGCATTCTTCCAACAAGTTAAAGCCCGTTAAAGACGACGAACAGCTGATCGAGTCCAACGCTGTTATTTGCACagctgacgacgacgataagaCACATTCCGAAAACTATGTCGTTAAAAGGCCCGCGCGGTGTGGTCAGGACGACAAATTACTACGAGACGATAACAAGTCGAGATCTGCCAAGTTATAcggtaaaaatttatccaatGATAACGATACCGTCGATATCGATACCCTCGGTTCGAAGACTAGCGAAAAATCGACCGCCAATCGACTGCTGGGCGGcagaaacaataataattccacCTCGGAGAGAGGCGGTAAGACAAGGCGAGGAAATTCCTCGCCTAGGAATTCTCGGATTGAGGCGAATAGAAGCCCCGAGCCGGAGCACGCGGTCGCGAGGGCTCGGGGTGACGGAAACTCGGACGACGAGACTTCTAACGTCGAAGAAGATCCGGAGCTCGCTGAACTCGCTAAAATGCGATGCCCCAGCGAACGCACCGAGGTACAAGCCGAAAAGGAggcgaggagaagaaagagatgCGCCGATTATCCCGGTCTAGCATTTGGATGTTCGATATTCTCGAGCGACACGATGATGAAGTTCAGCTTGATTAAAAACGAACTACAAAATATCATGGGGAATCAACTGAAAAGG GCCGAATCCGAAGTCGCCGCTCTTAACCGTCGCATCCAGCTTTTGGAGGAAGATCTGGAGAGGTCAGAGGAACGTCTTGCAACTGCCACCGCCAAGTTGGCCGAGGCATCTCAAGCAGCCGATGAAAGCGAGCG gaTACGGAAGGCACTTGAAAATCGAACCAACATGGAGGACGATCGCGTTTCTTTGTTGGAACAACAACTGGCCCAGGCTAAACTCATTGCTGAAGAGGCTGATAAAAAATACGAAGAG GTTGCCAGGAAGCTAGTCATGATGGAACAGGATCTCGAGCGTGCTGAGGAAAAAGCCGAAATTTCCGAATC GAAGATCGTCGAGTTGGAGGAGGAACTTCGCGTCGTTGGCAACAACTTGAAGTCCCTTGAAGTCTCTGAGGAGAAG GCGACGCAGAGGGAGGAAACGTTCGAAGGACAAGTTAAGATCTTGGACAGCCAATTGAAGGAG GCTGAGGCTCGTGCTGAGTTCGCCGAGAGGTCCGTGCAAAAGTTGCAGAAGGAGGTCGACAGGCTCGAGG ACGACCTCGTTGccgaaagggagaaaaataaattgctgCAAGAAGAGATGGAGGCAACACTGCATGACATCCAGAACATGTAG
- the LOC105692435 gene encoding myosin-10 isoform X2, with protein MHQGTSSTTRRRGHQHHPRHATRRRLDAFSRGPAQCGPAGISADSTVELSVEQDKSYSPSSSSCSYSAKDSRVGEGFGEGDESRIIPIDSRQPTLKNSPQLIDDDNNTHSSNKLKPVKDDEQLIESNAVICTADDDDKTHSENYVVKRPARCGQDDKLLRDDNKSRSAKLYGKNLSNDNDTVDIDTLGSKTSEKSTANRLLGGRNNNNSTSERGGKTRRGNSSPRNSRIEANRSPEPEHAVARARGDGNSDDETSNVEEDPELAELAKMRCPSERTEVQAEKEARRRKRCADYPGLAFGCSIFSSDTMMKFSLIKNELQNIMGNQLKRAESEVAALNRRIQLLEEDLERSEERLATATAKLAEASQAADESERARKVLENRSLADEERMDALENQLKEARFLAEEADKKYDEVARKLAMVEADLERAEERAEAGESKIVELEEELRVVGNNLKSLEVSEEKATQREETFEGQVKILDSQLKEAEARAEFAERSVQKLQKEVDRLEDDLVAEREKNKLLQEEMEATLHDIQNM; from the exons ATGCACCAGGGTACATCGTCGACGACGCGGCGTCGCGGTCACCAGCACCACCCTAGACATGCGACGCGACGCCGTCTCGACGCATTCAGTCGTGGACCCGCGCAGTGTGGTCCTGCTGGAATCTCGGCAGATTCAACTGTCGAACTGTCAGTCGAACAGGATAAATCTTActccccttcttcttcttcttgctctTATTCCGCAAAAGATTCGCGCGTCGGCGAAGGATTCGGAGAAGGCGATGAATCTAGGATTATTCCGATAGATAGCCGTCAGCCAACtctaaaaaattctccgcaaTTAATAGACGACGATAACAACACGCATTCTTCCAACAAGTTAAAGCCCGTTAAAGACGACGAACAGCTGATCGAGTCCAACGCTGTTATTTGCACagctgacgacgacgataagaCACATTCCGAAAACTATGTCGTTAAAAGGCCCGCGCGGTGTGGTCAGGACGACAAATTACTACGAGACGATAACAAGTCGAGATCTGCCAAGTTATAcggtaaaaatttatccaatGATAACGATACCGTCGATATCGATACCCTCGGTTCGAAGACTAGCGAAAAATCGACCGCCAATCGACTGCTGGGCGGcagaaacaataataattccacCTCGGAGAGAGGCGGTAAGACAAGGCGAGGAAATTCCTCGCCTAGGAATTCTCGGATTGAGGCGAATAGAAGCCCCGAGCCGGAGCACGCGGTCGCGAGGGCTCGGGGTGACGGAAACTCGGACGACGAGACTTCTAACGTCGAAGAAGATCCGGAGCTCGCTGAACTCGCTAAAATGCGATGCCCCAGCGAACGCACCGAGGTACAAGCCGAAAAGGAggcgaggagaagaaagagatgCGCCGATTATCCCGGTCTAGCATTTGGATGTTCGATATTCTCGAGCGACACGATGATGAAGTTCAGCTTGATTAAAAACGAACTACAAAATATCATGGGGAATCAACTGAAAAGG GCCGAATCCGAAGTCGCCGCTCTTAACCGTCGCATCCAGCTTTTGGAGGAAGATCTGGAGAGGTCAGAGGAACGTCTTGCAACTGCCACCGCCAAGTTGGCCGAGGCATCTCAAGCAGCCGATGAAAGCGAGCG CGCCCGCAAAGTTCTTGAGAACCGCAGTTTGGCCGATGAGGAGCGTATGGACGCCCTTGAAAATCAACTGAAGGAAGCGAGATTCTTAGCTGAAGAAGCTGACAAGAAATACGATGAG GTCGCCCGTAAATTGGCCATGGTTGAGGCCGATCTTGAGCGTGCTGAGGAACGTGCCGAAGCTGGAGAGTC GAAGATCGTCGAGTTGGAGGAGGAACTTCGCGTCGTTGGCAACAACTTGAAGTCCCTTGAAGTCTCTGAGGAGAAG GCGACGCAGAGGGAGGAAACGTTCGAAGGACAAGTTAAGATCTTGGACAGCCAATTGAAGGAG GCTGAGGCTCGTGCTGAGTTCGCCGAGAGGTCCGTGCAAAAGTTGCAGAAGGAGGTCGACAGGCTCGAGG ACGACCTCGTTGccgaaagggagaaaaataaattgctgCAAGAAGAGATGGAGGCAACACTGCATGACATCCAGAACATGTAG
- the LOC105692435 gene encoding tropomyosin-1, isoforms 9A/A/B isoform X11 yields the protein MTTQVQQGSLLDVLKKKMRQTKEEMEKYKDECEEYHKRLQVELMRREAAESEVAALNRRIQLLEEDLERSEERLATATAKLAEASQAADESERARKVLENRSLADEERMDALENQLKEARFLAEEADKKYDEVARKLAMVEADLERAEERAEAGESKIVELEEELRVVGNNLKSLEVSEEKANQREEEYKNQIKTLTTRLKEAEARAEFAERSVQKLQKEVDRLEDDLVAEREKNKLLQEEMEATLHDIQNM from the exons ATGACGACCCAAGTGCAACAGGGCAGCCTCCTTGACGTGCTCAAGAAGAAAATGCGACAGACCaaagaagaaatggaaaaatacaaGGATGAATGTGAGGAATACCACAAGCGGCTTCAGGTTGAACTGATGCGTCGGGAAGCA GCCGAATCCGAAGTCGCCGCTCTTAACCGTCGCATCCAGCTTTTGGAGGAAGATCTGGAGAGGTCAGAGGAACGTCTTGCAACTGCCACCGCCAAGTTGGCCGAGGCATCTCAAGCAGCCGATGAAAGCGAGCG CGCCCGCAAAGTTCTTGAGAACCGCAGTTTGGCCGATGAGGAGCGTATGGACGCCCTTGAAAATCAACTGAAGGAAGCGAGATTCTTAGCTGAAGAAGCTGACAAGAAATACGATGAG GTCGCCCGTAAATTGGCCATGGTTGAGGCCGATCTTGAGCGTGCTGAGGAACGTGCCGAAGCTGGAGAGTC GAAGATCGTCGAGTTGGAGGAGGAACTTCGCGTCGTTGGCAACAACTTGAAGTCCCTTGAAGTCTCTGAGGAGAAG gcAAACCAACGCGAGGAGGAGTACAAAAACCAGATTAAGACCCTGACCACCCGTCTAAAGGAG GCTGAGGCTCGTGCTGAGTTCGCCGAGAGGTCCGTGCAAAAGTTGCAGAAGGAGGTCGACAGGCTCGAGG ACGACCTCGTTGccgaaagggagaaaaataaattgctgCAAGAAGAGATGGAGGCAACACTGCATGACATCCAGAACATGTAG